Proteins found in one Micropterus dolomieu isolate WLL.071019.BEF.003 ecotype Adirondacks linkage group LG10, ASM2129224v1, whole genome shotgun sequence genomic segment:
- the LOC123977723 gene encoding rho-related GTP-binding protein RhoB-like, protein MADIRKKLVVVGDGACGKTCLLIVFSKDEFPEVYVPTVFETYVADIEVENKQVQLALWDTAGQEDYDRLRPLSYPDTDVILMCFSVDSPDSLENIPEKWIPEVKHFCPNVPIILVANKKDLRNDENVKNDLSRLKLEPVKTEDGRAMAMRIGAYDYLECSAKTKEGIWEVFETATRAALQKRKTTSKSCLKCCVLM, encoded by the coding sequence ATGGCAGACATACGGAAGAAACTAGTCGTGGTGGGGGACGGCGCATGTGGGAAGACATGTCTACTGATTGTTTTCAGCAAAGACGAGTTTCCCGAGGTGTATGTCCCGACTGTGTTTGAGACCTATGTGGCGGACATAGAAGTGGAAAACAAGCAAGTCCAGCTAGCTTTGTGGGACACAGCGGGGCAGGAGGACTACGACCGGCTGCGCCCTCTCTCTTATCCGGACACTGATGTCATTCTGATGTGCTTCTCCGTGGACAGCCCGGACTCGTTGGAAAACATCCCTGAAAAGTGGATCCCTGAAGTCAAACACTTCTGTCCGAATGTGCCAATTATATTAGTGGCCAACAAGAAAGATCTGCGCAACGACGAGAACGTAAAGAACGATCTGTCCCGGTTGAAGCTGGAGCCTGTGAAAACAGAGGATGGCCGGGCCATGGCCATGCGCATTGGCGCATATGACTATTTGGAGTGCTCTGCCAAAACCAAGGAGGGGATCTGGGAGGTTTTCGAAACCGCAACACGGGCAGCCTTACAAAAACGAAAAACTACATCAAAAAGTTGTCTCAAATGCTGTGTTTTGATGTGA